The genomic segment agataggtaacaataataaataacaaataacttaGAGAAATATTTTCGAACGATTttagtaagtacctaggtaattgTATGAATGTTTAGGTATGgctataatataccaatatccGTCAATATaggttcattatttttataattttacgagtttttaatttttataataccaaataattattattataatatataaaaaggtgggtaagtggatgtcgctctgctgtacagtaggttacaagtgggtcactgtatgatggatagtattaaatttgaattcaatgatataatatcattgtataagaaaaacgattctgagcggagacggtttgtcagtctagacatacatattataggtatacttatctataatattattaataattttcaaattaatcatatcacaatatccattaggtaacgcgttatacatcaacaacaaaccgtggtactatcatagatatatgatagtatactttagaagtttcaagtacccacaaataatattatacaatcacaacaaaataactaaaatagttattccaggttttttaatatgtaatttcgtccaaatttgaacttaaaattactataacaataaactgtgcttatgtatttcttagaatttttggtaacagaattaaatatttacgtggaatcttgttttaaattttcaatccttagatatgaaagttgaacattttataaattttgtcaaaatatcaacttcaaatacttataaaaaataattgtgcctatgtatttttaatatttttcaactgcaattgtaacaatgtatcaggagccttgtattaattttttacactttttggcctaatagataaaactttattgatatttatagaaaaaaaaaactaaaaacacNNNNNNNNNNNNNNNNNNNNNNNNNNNNNNNNNNNNNNNNNNNNNNNNNNNNNNNNNNNNNNNNNNNNNNNNNNNNNNNNNNNNNNNNNNNNNNNNNNNNNNNNNNNNNNNNNNNNNNNNNNNNNNNNNNNNNNNNNNNNNNNNNNNNNNNNNNNNNNNNNNNNNNNNNNNNNNNNNNNNNNNNNNNNNNNNNNNNNNNNNNNNNNNNNNNNNNNNNNNNNNNNNNNNNNNNNNNNNNNNNNNNNNNNNNNNNNNNNNNNNNNNNNNNNNNNNNNNNNNNNNNNNNNNNNNNNNNNNNNNNNNNNNNNNNNNNNNNNNNNNNNNNNNNNNNNNNNNNNNNNNNNNNNNNNNNNNNNNNNNNNNNNNNNNNNNNNNNNNNNNNNNNNNNNNNNNNNNNNNNNNNNNNNNNNNNNNNNNNNNNNNNNNNNNNNNNNNNNNNNNNNNNNNNNNNNNNNNNNNNNNNNNNNNNNNNNNNNNNNNNNNNNNNNNNNNNNNNNNNNNNNNNNNNNNNNNNNNNNNNNNNNNNNGTATAGAAAtggaatataaacaaccagtgaaaatttcatcgctattctacagtcattcgttttaaagttacaccaaaaaccaaaatcaattttctcgaaaacagattttgcgtaaaaatgttcgtttttccttaatttttcttttgtttttcacggcgctttgaaaactattggaaaaatgttacttttgaccccccaaagtaccaactagattcactttcctatcagaaatggtactattgaagaaaatccaagcacttttactgtcctaaaaggtgatgacagacacaaaaagaaatttaaaaaaaaacacacatcattgaaaaaatcaatacattcatcgttccactcacaATCTAAAACTCGTACACCTGGTGAATAGTAAGAtttcgaaaacattttttttttatattacaaattagaaGACTGCAATGCAGGTTGAACACCAAGtttcaaaattatgtttacagAAGTTGTAATAAACGTCAATAATATAGATTCTATTGATCACAAATCGTTGAAGTTAATGTTACGACTTTTCACAGACATCACTCAAGCACGTTTTCTCGCCTGTGTGTGTTCGTCTATGAATTGTCAAAGTGCTACTTTCGACAAACGAATTGTCACATACGTCGCATGCGTATAGTTTCTCGCCCGTGTGTGTTCGTCGATGAATTGTCAATTTGCCACTTTCAGCaaacgacttgtcgcatacgTCGCATACATATGGTTTCTCGCCTGTGTGCGTCCGTCTATGAATTGTCAATGTGCCACTTTGGGTAAACGACTTGTCACATACGTCGCATGCGTATAGTTTCTCGCCCGTGTGTGTTCTTCTATGAATGGTCAAAGTGCTACTTTTAACaaacgacttgtcgcatacgTCGCATGCGTATGGTTTCTCGCCTGTGTGCGTCCGTCTATGAATTGTCAATGTGCCACTTTGGGCAAACGACTTGTCACATACGTCGCATGCGTATAGTTTCTCGCCCGTGTGTGTTCTTCTATGAATGGTCAAAGTGCTACTTTTAACaaacgacttgtcgcatacgTCGCATGCGTATGGTTTCTCGCCTGTGTGTGTTCGTCTATGAATTGTCAAAGTGCTACTTTCGACAAACGACTTGTCACATACGTCGCATGCGTATAGTTTCTCGCCCGTGTGTGTTCTTCTATGAATGGTCCAAGTGCTACTTTTAACaaacgacttgtcgcatacatcacaTCGATAATGATTCTTCTCCATAGCGTCCGCTGGTGAGTCGGCAGCCTGCTTGTATAAGTAAAGAATTTATTGCCAACGTCATACGAGTATTGTGTATTGCCTTGTCAATCagttaaatcattaattttatagtttataaatccAAATCACTAAAATGTTACTGTAGAGTATGTTATAAggtgcttataattataatttatagatactgATGTTATCTtacatattttcagaaaaaaacttTGTTGTTTTGTTCTTATAACaacacttatttatttttcacacaaCTACTTGGTTACTATACTATTCTGTTTATGATCATATAGTATTTATTGATTTCACCAGATTTTTAAACcagttttttattgtattagcttgtaattataaaatcaaaatgtagtaaagtaggtttattatatataatttttacaagtcTTAAGATTTTATTCAAAGCCTTTTTTTGGGAGGGGAGGAGCAGTGGCATATTTAAAGGTAACtgggaaaaaattaaatttatttaataacaatttccaATCATTATCCTCCATGTATATAAGACATGTTAgtgtttataagaaaatattatttaaaggatATCTGACCTTAAGAGTTTAACTTGGACGCTACACTCACTGATAACTCAAATGAGaaatttacgatttttatagtttttcttaatttattgtcattaaataacTTTTCAGTCGATCAAAAGATTTGCCCGTCatattgtagtttaaaatgtataaactggttaatttttataactaaagatttaaaatgtaaaacaaggtctCTCATAAATggtttatacctacttacaacatacaatttaaataataaataaatacagttttttttataggtat from the Acyrthosiphon pisum isolate AL4f chromosome X, pea_aphid_22Mar2018_4r6ur, whole genome shotgun sequence genome contains:
- the LOC103308970 gene encoding zinc finger protein 2-like, which codes for MEKNHYRCDVCDKSFVKSSTWTIHRRTHTGEKLYACDVCDKSFVESSTLTIHRRTHTGEKPYACDVCDKSFVKSSTLTIHRRTHTGEKLYACDVCDKSFAQSGTLTIHRRTHTGEKPYACDVCDKSFVKSSTLTIHRRTHTGEKLYACDVCDKSFTQSGTLTIHRRTHTGEKPYVCDVCDKSFAESGKLTIHRRTHTGEKLYACDVCDNSFVESSTLTIHRRTHTGEKTCLSDVCEKS